A section of the Sebastes fasciatus isolate fSebFas1 chromosome 5, fSebFas1.pri, whole genome shotgun sequence genome encodes:
- the LOC141768239 gene encoding interferon-induced protein with tetratricopeptide repeats 1-like: MMSAAQSQTTLVSKLEALQCHFTWDLDPSRNKLFHLRDQLEDIGTEEGNSWLGHIYNLRGFIQYKLRLTKDAQSLFNKAAEAFRQMRSADEGPWLVVNYGNLAWLNHHLGDQAESQAYLTKIDALMNKYPSPSQDELHPEIYAEKAWTLMKYSRDKKLAADYFQRAIKMQPDMVEWNTSHVLVLARAFKHSNTGLEADMLEKVRIAKEQDPENLYLAVYYLEQCAKKGERIEDEAQELARKVLRNPVSSYNGMKALISVYSHYVSIDEAIELAEEALENHPDERYLKRCAAICYKWKIKVFSDNRPEQRMVDRAISLHEEVISLYPHSRFVKEIALANMYAKSNHGQAKAEQMYRELLERDLEPQEKQVLYNNYAKYLYFDRKDSKSSIRYHMKAAAIPHQSFFRGNSITTLKKKITAKGRDPMCREIEELLENLQEP, translated from the exons ATGATGAG TGCTGCTCAGAGTCAAACAACACTGGTGTCCAAACTGGAGGCCCTGCAGTGCCACTTCACCTGGGATCTGGACCCCAGCAGGAACAAACTTTTCCATCTCAGGGACCAGCTGGAGGACATCGGCACAGAGGAGGGAAACAGCTGGCTGGGTCACATTTACAACCTGCGGGGGTTCATTCAATACAAGCTGAGGCTCACTAAAGACGCCCAGAGTTTGTTCAACAAGGCTGCAGAGGCCTTCCGCCAGATGAGAAGTGCAGATGAGGGTCCCTGGTTAGTGGTGAACTACGGGAACCTGGCTTGGCTGAACCACCACCTGGGAGACCAAGCAGAGAGTCAGGCTTACCTGACAAAGATCGACGCCCTGATGAATAAATACCCATCTCCATCCCAGGACGAGCTCCATCCAGAGATCTACGCTGAAAAAGCCTGGACCCTGATGAAGTACAGCAGAGACAAAAAGCTGGCTGCAGATTACTTCCAGAGAGCCATCAAGATGCAGCCggacatggtggagtggaaCACCAGCCACGTCTTAGTGTTAGCGAGAGCTTTTAAACACAGCAACACAGGGCTGGAGGCTGACATGTTGGAGAAAGTGAGAATCGCCAAGGAACAGGATCCAGAGAACTTGTACCTCGCTGTTTACTACCTTGAGCAATGTGCtaagaaaggagagagaattGAAGATGAAGCACAAGAGTTAGCCAGAAAGGTTTTGAGAAATCCCGTCAGCAGCTACAATGGTATGAAAGCATTAATAAGTGTTTACAGTCATTATGTTTCTATTGATGAGGCCATTGAATTGGCAGAGGAGGCTCTGGAAAACCATCCAGATGAGCGTTATCTGAAGAGATGTGCTGCAATCTGCTACAAATGGAAGATCAAGGTTTTTAGTGACAATCGCCCAGAGCAAAGAATGGTAGACAGAGCAATCAGTCTCCATGAGGAGGTGATTTCTCTTTACCCTCATTCTCGATTTGTGAAGGAAATAGCTCTCGCAAATATGTACGCAAAATCCAATCACGGCCAGGCTAAAGCTGAGCAGATGTATCGGGAACTGCTAGAAAGGGATCTGGAACCTCAAGAGAAGCAGGTCCTTTACAACAACTACGCAAAATATTTATACTTCGATCGAAAGGATTCCAAAAGTTCTATACGATATCACATGAAGGCGGCAGCGATACCGCATCAATCCTTCTTTCGTGGGAACAGCATCACAACTCTGAAGAAGAAGATTACAGCCAAAGGCAGGGACCCAATGTGTAGAGAAATAGAGGAGTTGCTGGAAAACCTGCAAGAGCCATAG
- the LOC141768242 gene encoding interferon-induced protein with tetratricopeptide repeats 1-like — MMSAAQSQTTLVSKLEALQCHFTWDLDPSRTNLLRFRDQLEDIGTEEGNSWLGHIYNLRGFIQYKLGLTEDAQSLFNKAAEAFRQMRSADEGPWLVVNYGNLAWLNHHLGDQAESQAYLTKIDALMNKYPSPSQDELHPEIYAEKAWTLMKFSEDKKRLAADYFQRAIRMQPDMVEWNTSHVLGLARAFKHSDTGLEADMLEKVRIGKEQDPENLYLAAYYLEQCARKGERIEDEAQELARKVLRNPVSSYSGMKPLIRVYRNYVSIDEAIELAEKALENHPDERYLKRCAALCYKWKIIFFRDSRPEQSMIDRAISLNKEVISLYPHSSLVKEIDLANMYAKSNHGQAKAEQMYQELLERDLEPPGKQLLYNHYAKYLNFDRKEEQRSIKYHMKAAAIPHQSFYRENSIKVLEKIKDKNRNRMCREIEEFLENLQKP; from the exons ATGATGAG TGCTGCTCAAAGTCAAACAACACTAGTGTCCAAACTGGAGGCCCTGCAGTGCCACTTCACCTGGGATCTGGACCCCAGCAGGACCAATCTTCTCCGTTTCCGTGACCAACTGGAGGACATCGGCACAGAGGAGGGAAACAGCTGGCTGGGTCACATTTACAACCTGCGGGGGTTCATTCAATACAAGCTGGGGTTGACTGAAGACGCCCAGAGTTTGTTCAACAAGGCTGCAGAGGCCTTCCGCCAGATGAGAAGTGCAGATGAGGGTCCCTGGTTAGTGGTGAACTACGGGAACCTGGCTTGGCTGAACCACCACCTGGGAGACCAAGCAGAGAGTCAGGCTTACCTGACAAAGATCGACGCCCTGATGAATAAATATCCATCTCCATCCCAGGACGAGCTCCATCCAGAGATCTACGCTGAAAAAGCCTGGACCCTGATGAAGTTCAGCGAAGATAAAAAGCGACTGGCTGCAGATTACTTCCAGAGAGCCATCAGGATGCAGCCggacatggtggagtggaaCACCAGCCACGTCTTAGGGTTAGCGAGAGCTTTTAAACATAGCGACACAGGGCTGGAGGCTGACATGTTGGAGAAAGTGAGAATCGGCAAGGAACAGGATCCAGAGAACTTGTACCTCGCTGCTTACTACCTTGAGCAATGTGCtaggaaaggagagagaattGAAGATGAAGCACAAGAGTTAGCCAGAAAGGTTTTGAGAAATCCCGTCAGCAGCTACAGTGGTATGAAACCATTAATAAGGGTTTACAGAAACTATGTTTCTATTGATGAGGCCATTGAATTGGCAGAGAAGGCTCTGGAAAACCATCCAGATGAGCGTTATCTGAAGAGATGTGCTGCACTCTGTTACAAATGGAAGATCATTTTTTTCAGGGACAGTCGCCCAGAGCAAAGCATGATAGACAGAGCAATCAGTCTCAATAAGGAGGTGATTTCTCTTTACCCTCATTCTTCACTTGTGAAGGAAATAGACCTTGCAAATATGTACGCAAAATCCAATCACGGCCAGGCTAAAGCTGAGCAGATGTATCAGGAACTGCTAGAAAGGGATCTGGAACCTCCAGGGAAGCAGCTCCTTTACAACCACTACGCTAAATATTTAAACTTCGATCGAAAGGAGGAACAAAGGTCAATAAAATATCACATGAAGGCAGCAGCGATACCGCATCAATCCTTCTATCGTGAGAACAGCATCAAAGTCCTGGAGAAgattaaagacaaaaacaggaacCGAATGTGTAGAGAAATAGAGGAGTTTCTGGAAAACCTGCAAAAACCCTAG